The nucleotide window GAAGATGTttatgttgtcagagaattcatggatgtattttctgaggagcttccagggttgccacaagagagggaaatagagttttacaTAGATATTGTGCCGAGTACAAACGCCATCTCTATGTCACCCTATAGGACGGCACCAGTAAATTTAAAGGAGCTAAAGGAGCAATTGCAAGAGCTtctggataagggtttcatccgacCAAGTACTTCACCTTGGGGTGCTTCTGTTTTGTTTCTGAGGAAAAGGATGgatctttgagattgtgtatagaCTACAAGCAGTTAAACAATGTGATAATtgagaacaagtatccacttcctcggattgatgacctatttgatcagctacacagagcaaggtacttttcaaaGATAAACTCGTGATCGAGTTATCACCAGCTAAGAATCAGAAGTGAGGATGTGCCAAAGACAATGTTCAAAACtaggtatggtcattatgagttcctggtgatgtgttttggactcactaatgtgccagcggccttcatggacttgatgaacagggtattCAGGCCGTTCGTAGACCGTTTTATTATTGTGTTCAtatatgatattttggtatattctcaTACTAAGGAAGAGCATGTGTGGCATCTAAGAATGGTGTTGCAAACATTAAGAGAGCACCAGTTATATGCCAAatcttcaaaatgtgaattttggctagagagCATCTCATTCTAGTGAAGGCAtccaagtggatcctaagaaaattgaggctgtgaCTAACTGGCTTAGGGCTACAACGGTCACTAAGGTGCAGAGTTTTCTAGGCTAAGCAGGCTACTATGGGCACTTTGTGCAGAATTTCTCCAGGATAATAGCTCCCCTAACCAAAACAACTAGAAAGAATGTCCGTTCTTCTAGTCAGACGAGTGTGAcgaaagctttcaaaagcttaagGAATGCTTAACCACAGCCCCTATGTTGACATTGCCTGTAAGTGGAGAAGGATATACGGTATACTGTGATGCTTGCAGAGTGGGGTTAGGGTGTGTTTTAATGCAGCATGATAAAGTAGTGGCTTATACTTCAAGACAACTAAAGAGGcacgagcagaactaccccacccatgatttggagatGGCGGCTGTGGTCTTTGCATTAAAGGTCTAGAGGCATTATCTATATAGTGAGGTGtgagagatatacaccgaccacaagagtttaaagtacatcttccagcagagggatttaaatctaaggcagaggagatggatggaacttttgaaggactatgattgtatcaTCCAATACCACCCAGCTAAGGCGAATGTAGTGGCAGATGCCTTAAGCAAGAAATCTTCTGGCACCTTGGTACATATATCAGCAGAAAGAAGGCCACTGATGTGGGAAATATATGAATTGATGGATCAGGTTCTGATTCTGGATATATCTGATGAGGGTGCACTGTTAGCACATTTTAGAGTGAGGCTAGATCTATAGGATAGAATTAGAGTTTCTCAACACAGATACCCTGTGGAAAGGGTATAGCAAGGAGAAGACTGTGAGTTTGGATTTGGTGTAGATGGTGCTCTTATTCATggctccaggatatgtgtgccggatgtggacaacctcagacaTTAGATTATACGGGAGGCACACCATGCACCCtataatgtccacccaggctgaaggagtggaagcatgaaaaagacaagtttataccattgaattcaaaaattttcacctagggtcacatgcatcatgcaagatttatttttatctatttgatttcaatgataaacaacatattaaaacacttttaatatgtttttagatctgtatttgccatttaagattttaaaattaattagattaattttagaaccctagattagatcaagaacaaatacactaacctcttgatgcactgcagtgtatttgtgcctttcggatgcgtcttcaggataccagatgttatccctctagcttgtccacaccaagaacacctatgacagcccttgaacagcttctaaaactttttctattaattataaaatcaagtttttccttttaagagattaaagatataaacaggacacgagaaacgatttctagtatttttaattcaagagattgtttgctaatctcttggaatagatgagagaagaagatgaagagaaggggaacctcttgggtggcggcaccaaagagaatagctgctggttgtgttgttttcttttcataataacactatatagctaggttaacacattaaacccttgccacatgtcaccctctgattggttctaggtttaattgacccaatcacattgtgccacgtgtcaaacctatatttaatcttaattttaatcatcttacatgattaaaaacatttggcaagcttatgtgtagtgccatgtgtcaccatctcatggtgccacatgtcaccctgtgaaatgaccaaaatgcccctgtgtcttaattttgagttcttaacccaaaataattatttctcttcttctaatcaatttatatcaaatataaattaattaattaatctttattaattaatttctcattaattaaattcatatttaaacactttaaatataaatttaacttatactgtacatctaataacctagatttggtttcaagtcatgctagggactttgcaatctaattacaaaccaaacctatttaattaatcaattaaactctttaattaattaattaaatcatatttaattaggtgataacttgtgtatgtgtgtgacttactaggctcatcactaattggtaatgagatatgatatcaactcttaatatcatcagaactcttttttaccataaatgatttctctaaatcattttatgcacctcataaaccatggttaacacctagcatagcatgccatggccacccaattagtaataaggtttaccttaaatgaacctataatcatatgttaccatgcactagaatctctctgttacaaaattccaactcaagctggagtcatgatttatgtcaaactctatttgctatgaatattatattctcttttaattccagttcttgattaaaaagatttttctcattagaaactcttttctgaataaatctatctatcctggccaggaacttgaaacatcaagaacaattaaatgaacatagaattttttctctatttacttagaggaacagattccatcttgatcaacactaacctccatatataactagtaggagccaacacatgcccatatagccatacacagtacaagtatgaaagcagtatcaaactcaaactacctatatacaagataactgtgctatcttaagtctaaagattatatgcactgatatgatttatgacaatgcattaataagagtaaactccatgtgcttatcataagtgtcattagttcgacctacttatcatgtataagtgcctatcatgtttgttatatggcatgagactcaccattccatcttatttatatctcatataaataactcgggaacaaacatgaatacaatctttctggataagtcatgtccttattatgaagtatcctcgattgtgaacctatttatgatactttgtactagaaatactgtcactcatattcttaataacttaagaatagaatttctaacaaaatatcaatggaccttttctattacacataaatatattatgtaaacggaaaagtggcaatgccttttattaataaaaacatgtacaagatatatactaaatgatatgctctagggcatactgctaacacaggctccactaagatgtaccatgatgtgaaagataggtactggtggaatggcatgaagagagacatagcagattttgtgtccaagtgcttgacttgtcaaatggtgaagtttgaacatcagaggTCATCAAGGAAGTTGCAGGAGATTCTCattccagagtggaaatgggaaatgattactatagacTTCGTGACTGGGTTGTCTCGTACCACACGGGGATATGATTTTATTTGGGTGATAGTGGATCGTCTAACCAAGTCGATTCACTTCTTACCAGTACTGACCACTTATTCAGTAGCCCAGTATGTAAGGGTGTACATTCATGAAATAattagattgcatggagtttctgcTTCCATAATGTCAACAGAGGGCCCCTGTTCACTTCTCGATTCTAGGGGAAGCTATAGGAGGCACTTAGCACACAATTAAACTTTAGTATAgtcttccaccctcagacagatgggtaGTTTAAAAGGACAATTCAAATACTAGAAGATATACTTCGTATGTGTATTCTGGACTTTGGAGGATAATGGGATGATCATCTGCTTTTAGTgaaatttgcctacaataacaacTATCATTCCAACATCGAGATGGCATCTTATTAggcactatatggcagaaagtgtaggtcccCTCTATGTTGGACAAAAGTTAAAGAGGTAAAGGTACATGATGTAGACCTGgtgtagtacacttcagagatgatCCCTTTTATCAAAGAGCGGTTAAAGACAGCCTTCAGTAGATAAATGAGCTATGCAGATCTTCAACAAAAGGATTTAGAGTTCACAGTGGGTGACTATGTGTTCTTGAAAGTCTCCCCAATGAAAGGAGTCACGAGGTTCAGGAAGAAAAGCAAGCTGGCACTTAGatacataggaccttttgaggTCATTGATAGAGTTAGGGCAATTGCCTATCGATTGGAGTTACTAACAAGCCTTTCTCATGTTCACCTAGTATTCCACATCTCCATGCTgaggaagtatgttcctgatcctTCACATGTGCTGCAACCAAATATAGTAGAGTTGAATGAGAACCTGACCTTTAAGGAGCAGcctatagccatagtggactatcagATGAGGCAGCTAACGTtaaagcagatccctatggttaaggtttaatggaggagccagtcagtcaAAGAATACACTTAGGAGTTATTGCGAGATATGCGCAGCAAGTACCTGTACTTCTTCAATATGTGATTCTAtatttttattctgccttgtgtaaaatttgaggacgaattttctataaaggGGAAAGAATGTAAAACCTcaaattttcaatataattattttatgtgcaaatattaatattttattgtattaaatattttggaaatttatttgaaattttttgaatttttaatatcgggtttgatttttcaaaaacAATAAACTttgttgatttttaaaaattaatttaaaaaccacgtggcaaaactaaaaatatatttggactccaaaactttttttgagttttttgaaattttttcaaaattttcgggCCTTTTTTTGGGTCCCAGGGCAgagtataaatttaattttgggtATCCTGAATCGAATTGGCCAAATTGAACTGGACCGatcctctttttcttcttcctctcttcccTCACGCAGCACCCGACCAGTCCcctttctctctcattttctctctcctctctcctcccctcgcCGGCCAACCACCACCCCACCCTTCCCAACTTGCCAGCGCACCACTTGCGCAACTCCCCCTCGTCGGCTACTGCCCCAGGATATTGGAAAATGTGCCCAAAGAAGCCTTCACGAGCAACAAGACTTTTAGTCTTTTCGGCCAAAATCCGACCGATTTGGCCACCAATCATATCAGGTTTTGTCCCAAACCTCATCCACACCTCGAGAATTTTTCACAGGCACCAAGATCACAAATTTTCATCGAGTATTTTGTCCAATTTTAGCCCGAAAAATTTTAGGCTATTTTAATTTTTGGACTAAATTTCTCCTAAACTGGGAATCCATGGAGATTCTGAGAGTATTGGTGTGCTCTACTCGATGAGagtttcgcggcaatataaatttcaaaattttttgatacCGAAAATTCGATGGGTCTCATGGACTTCGCAATGATTTTTCGAGCTTTAAATGAACTTATTtagtttcataaatatttaattctaaCTCCTAGTGTTGTGGACTACGCGTAGGTATCTTTGTTTCATAGAAAATTGACCAGTGCTTAGATCTGCATTTTCAGGCCGAGTAGATAGGCTGCAGAAGCCATTTAGGAATCGGGTCGTAATCGCAGTcctccccaccattttcagatgccACGGACGCATTCcaagtgtcagaattggcataggtaaattcAAACCCTGAGTTTTCTTATTTACTTAGTATCAGAGTAgaataaaaatccgtaaaatatttatgggtgcttagaaaattataattccttttgaaaTAGCCTTATAGTATTGTTAATgaccgcagggcaaaattttagaatttttagagctagtttgaATAACTTTTGCAAAATGTCCATTTTAAGCCTTATAATTGAGTTATTGGTCTATGTGAGACTtgtttggtttggagggccctcGAGGGGTCATGTGTTGAtgttgagttgtggatgtgagaTTATGACCTTTAGAAGAGCTATTTGAATCACTTTACCAATTGGGTAGGTCCTAAATATAGGAaaaactctgccagatttttgaCAAAATTTAGGCTATCCTTTGACTCTTTAAAGTTTTATTCtaagtaaatattgataaatttgtgATATAATTTTTAAGTGACTTTCAGAGTactatgagtagatattgattttaattataatttcaatattattattttatattcaaagcatgcccatgcatcacatataaatatatgtatttaGCTATCATAGGCACACTTTGTGTTGTATTATTACTTGATTATATGGATGTGGGTGTTGCgttagggtaatttggagctgcgtgcgtgtggtgtgcgtgtaatggatatgggtaggacgggcaaATCGACTTGAGCTAGTCTCACTTGGGGCCTAGTCCTTTTTATGATAAGTTGAGGTGAGTACAGCTTTGAGTTAATTATGCTAACCcacacatttggattattaagagaaagtttagctcgagttgatctcgctgacaagCATtatattaagagagctgtataggagatcaactcccatattatatatattgatgtgacaTACGGGTATGTGAATGCTTCAAATTATTATTCGTGCgaatattgtttgaatttggttGAATATGCTGATCTGTATTGCATTTCATTCCTTAGGGATACATTAGTGCtcgatagttatagaaattataactaAAATCAATATCATATTCTATGAGTGgaatgctcactcttgttcacccaTTTTTCTAGGTTACAGGAGGACTTTTTCCTTatgattaacctgctttcttcctcgcaggtctagAGTTACAATATCTATGATTTATGTTATTATTTTGAAATCTAAAACTTCGCATGTACTAGGAGTATTTTATTTGGTTTGGGATTGTAAAAGattattattttgaaattgtaaacttaatattatacATGTATGTTTGAATGGGATGAATATATATATtttggatgagagagctgagctcctatttgattaaattgattgACTGAGGATTGTTAGGGTGTGATGAGCTccctatatatatattatgatcaCTGGTTGCGTGagctaaaaactccccgttgggcaGTTCAGTTTATGACCAGAgtttgtccggttgatttcttgaaaatggACTTTGGATATGAGCTTTAAGGTTGGGCTagaaaatagttaggcttactataaaCTTTAGGTGTCTTATACTGACTCAAGTCTTAGTGTCAGTCCGGCTCGTAATTTGGGTATGACAAAATTTTAACAACTATAACATAATTATAAGTTAATGCATGGTTTAAAGTTCAATTTCACCCTTAGTAGgaaagttcaatttagttttttttttttgtctaaattaATCTATAAGTTTCAGtttaagtttaatttaaaatcaaaaaattaaacttcttaattttgagtttaaatctaaaaattaaaaaatttaactcaaaaatatcaaaaaaattgaatttcttaattttttattgaaatcaagaaatttaccttataaattttactttttaggttaaacttaatttaaattaaaatttttgatttaatttggattaaaaaattaaaaatgggcCAAATtgaaataaggactaaattgaacatTCTTGCCATTAATTATTTACAACTGAAAGAGCTAGTTTTTGGCCCTTAAACTATTAGCCAAAAGTTAAATAAACTCTTAAACTTTTTTCGAGTCTAAATAagtccttcaactttaaaattagatcaaataaaccttatataacttaattttaattcaattaagtcTAACTCAGTAGTAGCTTTCAGCCTCAGTGGCGTATTGTATAGGGTTTGTCTCTAATGGCAGGTGCCGATTGCTCTTGCTATAGTGATTATGATGTTAGTATTGTAGGCAATGTACTATTGTTATTCGGTTAATTAATGTGCTTGCCTCCTTATTAATAAATGGCTCTTCATATATGAATGTGGGTGTGTCCTCCCAAGAGTTAGTCCATATGGTGATGCTCCAAGACTGCTTGGGGCTTCGTCAAGGAGGTCCCACCAGCTTACCATACCGGTCAGGTCAGGCAACCTCTTCGAGCGATCATATGGTTTGTCCTTCGTATACACGAGTATTATTTCCCTTTATGTAAAGTACCTTAACTTGTTGACGTCCATCTGTCATCAATCTGTTAATCAAATATTTTTATATGTATCAATATATAAGAAAAAGCTATTAATTTAATGTACATCAAATTGGTGAAGGATTTGATCCAAAAGAGAACTCATCTGGCACCACTAAAAATAAGTGAACTTGTGAGCCATGGCTAAAATTAGAGAAGTAGATTTATGACCATTTATTTGAGTAGCATAATTGTGATAGTATTAGTTAAGTGATTTGTGAGTGATTGAGTTTAAGGATAGCAACTTGTTGAGTATTTTTGAGCATCCATCCAACCGAACCCTATTAGGAAGGGTCATAGTAGTATATAATTAGATTTGTGAAATACTATTCATGTCGGATTCGGATTTTATATGTTGGAAACTCATTGCGTAAActcatttatttaaataatatattaaatataaaatatttatttttataataatatttataaattttcatattatattttaaataaatagaatttaaacatttaattgaattaattaattttaaaatataaattattaataaaatatattttatgcaaatcattaataaaattaaatgggttctAGATTTATTTATGTAATAATGATTAGGTTTAGGATGAGTTTGGGTAATTTATGATGTATTTTAATTGGATTTGGGACATGTTTGGATATTGAGAATAATAATTGAGTTCAAATTTGTGTATAGTATTTTTTAAGAATACTCTATCTATTGTCATCCCTAATTGTgtttgagaaaaataattaatgattgtatgcaattattttttctttaataatgaatttattttttgaagTAAGCTTTTATCGAATTACATTAACTTTTGTGCCATTTGATTTATGGGTTCATTTTCATAATAGATAGGAAGGTAATTATTGATGATTGAATGCTACTTTTAGATTTTTGTGAAGAAAATGTAATTGCAAGCCTTTTAGCTGCTAGGATATGAAGTGTAAATGCAGCGGAGAAAATGATATTTTGGTTGTTGGGCTTCAATGGCAAGTGGATGATGCTTCAATGACTTTATGAAAATGGCAAAGAAGAAGGTGAAAAACAAAAACACTCTTCCTCCCTCTTCTCCTTTTCAAAAtcctcaaaattttcttcttaTCCCTTCTCAAATTAGGGGTAATTATTTGAGTAATAATAATTAGGTTGAGGACATGTTtagataatttataataaattttaattgggcTCGGGATATATTTAGGTATTTAGAATAATAATCGAGTTTAAATTTGTGCATAATGATTTTAGTGGATACTCTATTTATTGCTATCCCTAATTTCGTTTTAGAAAAATGATTAGTGATTGTACgcgattatttttttttataatgattttattttttttaggtaAGTTTTTTTCGAACAACATTAACTTTTGTGCTATGTGATTTATGGGTTCATTTTCATAACAAATAGGAAGGTAATTATTGACGATTGAATGCTACTATTTTGGTTGTTGCGCTTCAATGGCAAGCGGATGATGCTTCAATGACTCTATGAAAGAaggtgaacaaaaaaaaaaaaatctctcttcCTTACAAAATCCTAGTCGCGCGCTTCCCTCTTCTCCTTTTCAAAAtcctcaaaattttcttcttaTCCTTCTCAAATTGAGGGTAATTATCAATCAAGCTTACTTAATTTTATGAGTTATTTCATAAAAATCACTTAactttgatttttttcttttcttaaaacTCATTCAACTTAATTTAAGTATCATTAAAATCACTGTGACTACAGGTTTTCAGATTAATCTAGGTTAAATTTTTACATATAGTCACTCAATTTTATGTGTTTTTTCAATATTATCATCGCTCGTTactaatattttcaaaaattcatttCACTTCAACCACAAAAAAACCACTAGTTTCACAACCTCTTCTCCATGTGCAAATCAATATTAATTCCTTCTTACATAACAAGTAGGAAAATAATTTCTCAGAGGCTAGAAACAAACTGTCAACAGATTCTCAACAAATCGAGCAAGCAAAAGCAGATCACACATAAAAAGGAAAAATTTTACCAGTTGAAGAACTACGGTAGCGTCGGAGAAAGAAAGCCAATCGACATGAGAGAATTTTCAAAAAAAGGAAGGAGCAGCGactaatggagaagatgaagattttGCGTGTGGTGACTATGAAAGTGAAAATAAGGGAAGAGTTTAAGGCTACTGAAagttaaaatgagagagagagagttgtcCTTGGCAATGTTTTATTTCTTATTAGAATTTAGggtactttattcttttaattcaaaacTTATGTAGTTTGAATCAAAACAACGTAATTTTATAATAATGGtgttaattttatgtaattatgattaaatttattattttattttttctaatcttagtttaacaaaatatattacttaaatattattagttaatttatactgttaaaaaaattaatttattaatttttatttaaatatattataatatgaatatttttactatttttatatttaatttattagaaTAAGTCTAATAGAGgattaaatatattagattatttaatttatcaaattatatttGGTGCTTCATATCTTTCACTAGTACTCTATTTaagatataaataatttaatttttataaaataagtaGACAAGATTAAGTAAGATAATAATCAAGAAAATACCTATCGATGATTAAAAGTATATATAGAGTGAGATAACATAGTGTTAAATTTGGACCTTAACCTTTCCAAGGTTTATGGTTCATAGAGAGGGAAAGAGAGTTTATAGAGATAGAGACTAAAAAAAGGAAAATACATatagtaataataatatattGATAGATTAGTTagtactaatagaaaaaaaatagagGGAAGACTGcacaaagaaagagagagagtaaATAATAATAAGAGAGATAAAGAGAGAGATATTGGGAGAGAGATAATATATAGAGTAATAATAATAGTTAGTGTTAATAGAAAAAAATAGAAGGGAGATTGCACAAAAAAGagatagaaaataataataattattagataaattattattaaactttaagtttaatattttaaaagtttaaaatttaaaaatgggcagaaaaaaagggTGAAAGAGAGTTGAGTTCATATTTTAAATCATACAGCCACCGTGAAAACTACGTAGttaagtttttatttatttaattatttaatatgaataaaatagttcaaaataatttttgtgcatttaatatataatattatataagaattaattttatttttcataaaaattatatttaaattgcaaataactatattttataaatgtaatttttattttaattatatcataaatatattattaataatttaatatataataatatattattttatattcaaagcatatatttaatattgtaattttatttttcacaTACAAATTAACTTTacttaaaaaaattacaaataactatattttatatattagttatattataattttaaatactaatatattatattatatttaaaacaatcatacataaaataaatatatttgttaaataaacaaaatacaaTTACTATTATAAATAGTTTTGTAAACAAGTCAGTTCACAGTTTATAAACGAGCCTAAAAACAAGCTTGTTTATAAACTTATTAACGAGTTTAATTAACAAGTTAGTTTACAAATCTGTTTAACGAGCTAGATCACGAGCCTATTATCAAGACGAGTGTGAACTCAAATTTGAGTTAAATATTGCTGAGGTTGAGTTCGGCTCATTTATTAAATGagctaaaaatttaaatttagatttgACTCATTTATGAACCAAGCCGAGCTTTTATCGAACTGAACTTTGAGTGATTAGTGAGCAGCTTAACTCATTTACACCCCTAAATATGTCCTCGTGTGTATTAGTGGTGCGCATTGCGAACAAAGCTAATTTGTTCTTGTGCCCCTTCGTCATTTAGttttaagattaaaaaaaaaaatattttttttaaaatatcattttacattttaacaaaataatttaaaaaattattttaatattcttacgttaaaaaacaaaaatttaatttttaatcaattttaatactatataatatatttaaaaaatatttttatcaacAATAGTTTTAACTAATAGTAATGTAAAATAAAtccataattattatgaaatttacaaatttaagagtgtaataaatttttccaaaaatttaaGGATATAATAGATTAAAACACAACGTTTATATGGGTGAAAAGATATATTCTACCATTATTAATTGCGAATATTTTTAGCCAATGGTTATGATTATAAAATGGAGAAAACTTCCCATACATTTTACCAAAATGGAGGATCATTAATTATGCAAAAAAAATTTCCTTTCTGAATTTTTTTGACCTATAGTCATGGTTATGAGATGGTGGAAAGCTTCACGTGCATTTTGCCAAAAGAGGCAGATCATTAATTgtgaaaagaaaacaaatttcCATTCTGAATATTTTTGGCCTACAGGCTACAGGCATGGTCATGAGATGGAGAAAACCTTCCCATGCATTTGCCAAAGCTGGACCATTAATTGTTTAGTTGGTTGGTGGGGCAAATTGCATCGATCATgggattattatttaattttaatttattaaaataaattaaaaaaagtcCATTTAATCTGTAACAATAGATTTTCAAGttaatttttgttaattaacagtaaattaatatataatcaaaataaatttataaattattatttattttttacattaaaactaaaatattgataaaataacATGCACTGATAtactattattttaaaatttaaaatttatcattcttattattattattatattatttttttgggttgttacaaattaaatttttattaataatttcattaataaatttagttaaaataaaacaattttatttataataattattaattaatttaattataaagacaaaaaaagaaaaagaaagaaaaagaaggcaaaatggtaatttt belongs to Hevea brasiliensis isolate MT/VB/25A 57/8 chromosome 4, ASM3005281v1, whole genome shotgun sequence and includes:
- the LOC131179491 gene encoding uncharacterized protein LOC131179491 — its product is MSYADLQQKDLEFTVGDYVFLKVSPMKGVTRFRKKSKLALRYIGPFEVIDRVRAIAYRLELLTSLSHVHLVFHISMLRKYVPDPSHVLQPNIVELNENLTFKEQPIAIVDYQMRQLTLKQIPMVKVRKMYRGRRAITAPEREVPDEVSAQDEVPALRRQGRRQGRRPRAAQIEE